One stretch of Candida orthopsilosis Co 90-125, chromosome 3 draft sequence DNA includes these proteins:
- a CDS encoding mitochondrial protein — protein MFRLINTSQGLRPSLISKIKLAKNGSPTASSLSTTTTTQPSTSLDSKLFFRNNSTASTTASTISSSFQDKPLTNEFKEKFPYYEHKYHQPNYINRWSPRDSSSYKDIEEISNLIQDEKFRSSMAEKDLYRYVANLYSATITSRKTRLGNSRNRDKDQASAFKEDVIYQTAILNLTELVAAGDFNNVLSSRILFKIFGTLLQFKLNTEIMSLWENGVSQSEKSNNGIGKLYLSHDVLSIVLQVAYETKRFNYEEIKSIYDMSVNENEPVHPFLSDRIGQVAIMEGDHARGLDALEELMTLYEQKPQEKSILGGLAQLHLSFIGQCKDVVIAKRFFDKAVDSAESLPYVVVLKAPYMVSFLENCINAGDSMEEVINLWSRISAHYGETSAATNSSKSATINAGLFKSFFNKYPEPNEESIKLLKLIFTKSPKIDEVFLNTLISNMQWTEKSLVQDVIDAFDKFHVEKSIISHRVILKQAGQVDYSVAEILQLWNNLLNKLDSENYKYIANADWSALRAATAFSENYKTKERLGLYLSLIKAYKNYMQHNGSCINFIRGWIRDAPVYKEVSRITTEQDPHFENEVAIEVPKFENLKENVDYRSITKKVTDANPRLLD, from the coding sequence ATGTTTAGATTAATAAACACTTCACAAGGGTTACGTCCCTCATTAATTCTGAAGATTAAACTAGCCAAAAATGGTTCGCCAACAGCTTCATCgctatcaacaacaacaacaacacaaccaTCTACTTCATTAGACTCAAAACTATTCTTTAGAAACAACTCCACTGCTTCTACTACAGCTAGTACTATACTGTCTTCATTTCAAGACAAGCCCCTTACTAATGAATTTAAAGAGAAATTCCCATATTATGAACATaaatatcatcaaccaaaCTATATCAATCGTTGGAGTCCCAGAGACAGCTCTTCTTACaaagatattgaagaaatttcaaatctaaTTCAAGATGAAAAGTTTAGACTGCTGATGGctgaaaaagatttgtaCCGATATGTTGCAAATTTATATAGCGCCACCATAACTCTGAGAAAAACTAGATTGGgaaattcaagaaataGAGATAAAGATCAAGCCAGTGCTTTTAAAGAAGATGTCATTTATCAAACAGCAATATTGAACTTGACGGAACTAGTAGCAGCTGGagatttcaacaatgttttgTCAAGTCGTATATTGTTTAAAATATTTGGAACTTTATTAcaatttaaattgaatactGAAATTATGAGTTTATGGGAAAATGGAGTTAGTCAATcagaaaaatcaaataatggTATTGGGAAATTATATTTAAGTCATGATGTCTTGTCAATTGTACTCCAAGTGGCTTATGAAACGAAAAGATTCAACtatgaagaaatcaaactGATTTACGATATGAGTGTCAATGAGAATGAACCAGTACACCCTTTTTTATCGGACAGAATTGGTCAAGTTGCTATTATGGAAGGTGATCATGCAAGAGGATTAGATGCTTTAGAAGAATTAATGACATTGTATGAACAAAAACCTCAGGAAAAATCTATTCTTGGAGGATTAGCACAACTACATTTATCATTCATTGGACAATGTAAAGATGTTGTTATAGCCAAAAGATTTTTTGACAAAGCAGTTGATAGTGCTGAATCTTTACCgtatgttgttgtattgaaaGCACCATACATGGTTTCATTTTTGGAGAATTGTATCAATGCTGGTGATTCAATGGAGGAAGTTATTAACTTATGGAGTCGTATTTCTGCTCATTATGGTGAAACTAGTGCTGCTACAAATTCATCTAAACTGGCAACAATCAATGCTGGATTGTTTAaatctttcttcaacaaatacCCAGAACCAAATGAAGAATCaattaaacttttgaaattaattttCACAAAATCacccaaaattgatgaagtattTTTAAATAcattgatatcaaacaTGCAATGGACAGAAAAGAGTTTGGTACAAGATGTAATTGAtgcatttgataaatttcaCGTTGAAAAAAGTATCATATCTCACCGTGTCATCTTGAAACAAGCAGGACAAGTAGACTACTCAGTTGCTGAAATTTTACAATTATGgaacaatttgttaaacAAATTGGATTCTGAAAATTACAAGTATATTGCCAATGCCGATTGGTCAGCTCTTCGAGCAGCCACGGCCTTTTCTGAGAACTACAAAACTAAGGAAAGATTGGGCTTGTATTTATCCCTTATTAAAGCTTACAAGAATTATATGCAACACAATGGATCttgtatcaatttcattagAGGTTGGATTAGAGATGCTCCAGTTTACAAAGAAGTGTCTAGAATTACAACTGAACAAGATCcacattttgaaaatgaagttgCTATTGAAGTTCCAAAGTTTGAGAActtgaaagaaaatgttgaTTATAGAAGTATAACTAAAAAAGTAACTGATGCCAATCCAAGATTACTTGATTAG
- a CDS encoding Taf60 TFIID and SAGA complex subunit, translated as MDARVPLSHSLWSPYDTVKDSADSLGINLPDEAAKNIAMDVEYRIHEILELAIKFMRHSKRKMLMTSDIDYALKILNVEPLYGYDNSQPLNFKETMVGAGGQTLYYVDDQEIEFEKLINQELPQVPRRCNFTAHWLAIEGVQPMVPQNPLPSDIKNLPPAIRGATSSYLGNDILTWGSNSATGVDGQDGAEDGAKNKNPTDKEFDTKPLVKHVLSKELKLYFDKVVEVLISTDPEKESLKNAALTSLKSDPGLHQLVPYFIQFVAEQITNELRNIEILSTMLEVISALADNKTIFLDPYVHALMPCVLTLLLAKRIGPIVKDSTENYQETLRNQLAVREFAAILLEHIIKVHGSSYSTLRPRVTRTLLRALLDSTKPVGTQYGALLGLKNFGNEVLKLVLVGNLKIWYKSVVEQNQSQFERDILINTVLDILRKLSVKLDTSDSGDNMDVDDGSNLSDEIKDKLKQRVGEPLAELVLKQPDAKDIVRGIFFGEIAV; from the coding sequence ATGGACGCAAGAGTGCCCTTATCGCATTCCTTATGGTCACCATACGACACAGTTAAAGATTCAGCTGATTCATTAGGGATCAATCTACCTGATGAAGCAGCCAAGAACATTGCCATGGATGTTGAATATCGAATCCATGAAATACTTGAACTAgcaatcaaatttatgCGTCATTCGAAAAGGAAAATGTTAATGACTAGTGATATAGACTATGCGTTAAAAATCCTCAATGTTGAGCCACTTTACGGATATGATAATTCACAACCgttaaatttcaaagaaacaatGGTTGGAGCTGGTGGGCAAACATTGTATTATGTTGACgatcaagaaattgaatttgaaaaattgattaatcaaGAGTTGCCGCAAGTTCCACGAAGATGTAATTTTACTGCTCATTGGTTGGCTATTGAAGGGGTTCAGCCTATGGTTCCTCAAAATCCATTACCTTCAGATATAAAGAATTTACCTCCTGCAATTAGAGGTGCTACCTCATCTTATTTGGGTAATGATATCTTGACATGGGGAAGTAACTCCGCTACTGGCGTGGATGGTCAAGATGGTGCTGAAGATGGAGCAAAGAATAAGAATCCAACAGATAAAGAATTCGACACTAAACCACTAGTCAAGCATGTTCTCTCaaaggaattgaaattataCTTTGACAAAGTTGTCGAAGTGTTAATATCTACCGACCCAGAAAAggaaagtttgaaaaacgCAGCATTAACTTCATTGAAATCCGATCCTGGTTTACATCAATTAGTCCCCTACTTCATCCAATTCGTAGCTGAACAAATCACCAATGAATTAAGAAACATTGAAATCTTATCAACCATGTTAGAAGTCATCTCAGCATTAGCTGACAACAAGACCATTTTTCTTGACCCTTACGTCCATGCATTAATGCCATGTGTCTTGACTTTATTATTGGCAAAACGGATAGGTCCTATTGTTAAAGATTCAACTGAAAATTATCAAGAAACATTAAGGAATCAATTAGCAGTACGTGAATTTGCTGCCATTTTGCTTGAACATATAATCAAAGTACATGGATCGTCTTATTCTACATTACGACCAAGGGTAACGCGAACTTTATTACGTGCATTACTTGATTCAACCAAACCCGTGGGAACGCAATATGGTGCGTTATTAGGATTGAAGAATTTTGGTAATGAAGTATTGAAGTTGGTTCTAGTtggtaatttgaaaatttggtaTAAATCAGTTGTCGAACAGAATCAATCACAATTTGAACGGGATATCTTGATAAATACTGTGCTTGATATACTACGAAAATTGAGTGTTAAGCTCGACACGAGTGATAGTGGAGATAACATGGATGTTGATGACGGATCTAATTTATCAGATGAAATAAAGGataaattaaaacaaagaGTCGGTGAACCATTGGCTGAATTGGTGCTAAAACAACCAGATGCAAAAGATATAGTAAGAGGTATATTCTTCGGTGAAATAGCAGTGTGA